Within Chloroflexota bacterium, the genomic segment CTCGGACAAGCCGAAACCAAACAAATTATTGGACGCGGATGAACGCGGATGAACGCGGATATTTTTCTTATCCGCGAAAATCCGCGTGAATCCGCGTCCCAAAATTCTTTGCTTTTTGTACAACGATTTCATTGGATAGGTACTATCGCGTTTACGGCAGACCGGTCAGGTTCGCTTCGCGGAAACCTGACCGGTCTTGGATGCAACGCATACCGTAAATCGAATCGGAATTCGCTCTAGATGAAAATTTGTTAAGAATATTCCGGGATTCTCTCAGCATTCTCTCAGCATTGGCTTGGCTTGCTTTAAGGCGCTGCGACTAGAATGATGGTAGAATGCCATTGAGTTTTGATTTTCAATTCCGGTGATCGGTCGGCGTCGGGAACGGACGCCGTTCCGTTCCCGTATTCTAGCGCACCGATGGGAACGCTCCGGCGAGCGCGCCCTACCAGTATACCAATTTTGATCGTCACAATCCATTTGATTCGCAAGCCGAACTTTTCAGGAGGCAGAATATGAAACGACGAACTCTGATTATCGTCAGCGTAGTGGTCGTCGGACTGATCGTCGTTGGCGCGCTCGTTTGGCAGAATTTCAATTCGCGCCCGACCGCAAGCGCCGCCAGCGTTCAAACCAGCCAGGTTCGACGCGGCACGCTCGTAGCCACGATCAGCGCGGCGGGCAACGTTTCGGCGATCAATGAAGTCGCGCTGCCGTTTCAAACGAGTGGACGCGTGGCGAGTGTGCCGGTGCAGGTGGGCGATGCGGTCAAAGCCGGTCAGGTATTGATGCAATTGGACACGACCGATCTGGAGCTTGCGCTCAAGACCACGCAAACGAGTCTCGCCAGCACGCAAGCCAGTTACGATCAAACCAAAGCCGATTTGGATTATGCGCTCCGCAACACGCAATCCGCGCTGACCACGGCGAAAGCAAACCTGGACGCCGCGAAAGCCAAGAACGATCAGAATCCCAATTCGCTCATCATCGCGAAAGCGAGTTTAGATAAAGCGACAGTCACGCTGCAACAGGCCCAAGCCAACTACAATCGCATCGCGTGGCGCGGCGATGTGAGCGCTACCTCCGAAGCCGCGACGTTGCAAACCGCGACGATTGATTATCAAACCGCGCTCGCAAACTACAAAGTCACCGAAGCGACGATCAACGATTCCGCGTACAAGTCGGCGCAAGAGCAATACTCCAACGCGCAGATTTCCCTCGAACAAGCGCAAAAAAATCTCGATACGAAAATGCGTAGCGCGCAAGCGCAACTCGATAACGCCAAAGTGTCGGTCGAGCAAGCGAAACGCAATTTGGATAAAGCATTTGTCTACGCGCCGTTCGACGGCGTGGTCTCGGTCGTGAATTTCAAAAAAGGCGATACCGCCGGTACGACCACGGCGGTTACGGTCGTGGACACGTCGCGTTTGCAGATCAAGGTCTCCGTCGCCGAAGTGGATTTGCCCAAAGTCAAAGTGGGCGCAAGTTCGCAGGTGAATCTCGACGCGCTGCCCGGTAAAAATTACCAAGCCAAAGTCACAACGGTCGGTCCGGTCGGCACCGTGACCCAGGGTGTCGTCAACTATCCGGTCACGCTCGAAGTCACGAACGTAGACAAGTCGGTGAGTCCTGGGATGACCGCGAACCTGACCATCGTCGTGGAAAGTCGCGAGAATGTTTTGTACGTGCCTCTGCGCGCGGTACGAACGCAAGGCACACAGAAATCGGTGACGGTCCAGTACAAAGGACAATCTATTGCGGTGTCGGTCACGACCGGTTTGACGAACGACCAAGCCGTCGAACTTCTGAGCGGCGAATTGCAGGAGGGCGATGTCGTCGTCATCAATCAGACGACGACGCGACAAACCACCAACATTCCGGGTGGCGGACCCGGCATTCCATTTATCGGACGGTAATATGAGCGCTGTCATTCAAATTCAAGACATCAAGAAAATTTATCGGATGGGTGACATCGAAGTGCCCGCGCTGAACGGCGTGTCGCTGGAAATCCAAACGGGCGAGATGGTCGCGATTACCGGACCGTCCGGCTCCGGCAAGTCCACGCTAATGAACATTATCGGGTGTCTCGATACGCCGTCGAGCGGCACGTACATTCTCGACGGCACCGACGTATCCCAAATGACGGACGACGAGCAGGCGCTCGTCCGCAATCGGAAAATCGGTTTCGTATTTCAGCAATTCAACTTGTTGCCGCGCACGCCCGCACTCGATCAAGTTGAACTACCGATGGTGTACGCCGGCGCGCCCGATCGCAAACAACGCGCACTCGCCGCGCTCGAATCGGTCGGACTGGGCGACCGCGTACATCACCGCCCGAACGAATTGTCCGGCGGTCAGCAACAACGCGTCGCGATTGCGCGCGCGCTCGTCAACAATCCCAGCATCATTCTCGCGGACGAACCGACCGGCAATCTCGATTCGCGGTCGGGCGTCGAGATTATGAACATCTTCAAGGCGCTCAATCGCGACCAGGGCTTGACCGTGATTCTCGTCACGCACGATCCGAATATCGCCGGGCACGCGCAACGCGCGATTCGGGTGCGCGACGGAGTGCTAGTGCAATAGTTCAATAGTGCGATAGTGCGGTAGTGCGATAGTGCGATAGTTTGATAGTTCGATAGTTGAGGATGCACCTTTCAAGCATCGCACTACCGCACTAACACACTATCGCACTATCGCACTACCGCACTATCGCACTAGTATCGGAGATACGATGAACGTTTTCGAAAGTATGCGGATCGCGCTGCGGAGTATCAGTGCGAATAAATTGCGCGCCGGACTGACGATGCTGGGTATCATCATCGGCGTGATGTCGGTGATCGCGATGTTGTCCATCGGACGCGGCACGCAAGCCGCCATCACGAATCAAATCACGAGCATTGGCACGAACTTGCTCTACATTCGTCCTGGCTCAACGCAGAGCGGCGGCGTGCGCGCCGCCGAAGGTTCGGCGGCAACCTTGACGAAAGAAGACGCGACGGCGTTGGAAGAATTACCGTACATCGTCGGCGTCGCGCCGCAAGTGGAAAGTTTCGGACAGATGGCGTACCTCGGCAACAACACGAACGCGCGCGTGCTTGGCGTGACGCCGGAATATCTCGACGCGATGAACACCAAACTCGCGAACGGCGAATTCATCTCGCCGGGCAATGTCACCGCGAATTCAGCCATCGTCGTGTTGGGCGCGCAGATCGCGACGACGTTGTTCGATACGGCGGATCCCGTGGGACAATTCGTTCGCATCAACGGACAAAACTTTCGCGTGGTCGGCGTGATGGAAGCCAAGGGCGGCACCGGCTTTATGAACGTGGACACCCAGGCGTATGTGCCGATCACCACGGCGATGAGTCGTCTCAATCGCGGCGGACAATTTCGCGGGGGCAACACGGTGTCCGTCATCAATGTCAAGATCACCGATATCGCGATGCAAGATACGGTCGTGCAAGAAATCAGCGACGTGTTGCGCGAACGCCATCGCATTCAGTTCCAGGATGATTTCAGCATTCAAAGCCAGCAAGACATTTTGAACACCGCGAATCAAATAACCGGCACGTTGACGATTTTCCTGGGCGGCGTCGCGGCGATCTCGTTGATCGTCGGCGGCATCGGGATCATGAACATTATGCTCGTCTCGGTGACGGAACGGACGCGCGAGATCGGCATTCGCAAAGCCATCGGCGCGCGCAAGATTGACATTATGACCCAGTTCTTGACCGAGGCGATCATCCTAAGTCTTTCAGGCGGATTGATCGGCGTGCTACTCGGCGCGCTGGTCGCGCGCTTGATTTCGGGTGTGAACATGGGCACGACAACGTTGAACACCGTCGTTGACCCCGATTCCGTTTTGCTCGCGGTCCTGTTCTCCGCCGGGGTCGGGTTGTTCTTCGGCAGTTATCCGGCGAATCGCGCGGCAAGTTTGCATCCGATTGACGCGTTACGCTACGAATAAAACTGAACGCTCCGCATAGAACGAAAGGGGTGATCCATATCGCGGAAATCTCTTCGCATTTCGTTCGATGCACGCGGTAGAAATTGTAGATGCTCCGCAGAAACAGGAGAATGGTTCGATGAAAGGCAAGACTAGATGGATTGTGGCGGGAGTGCTCGCGTTATCGCTCCTTGCCATCGGCGTAGGCGGAACGATTGCGTTCGCGCAAGGTCCGACGCCCACGCCGCAAACCGGCAAAACGACCTGGTTTGATTTGTACCGCCAGGCGCTCGCGCAAAAGCTAGGCACCACAGTCGAGAAACTGCAACAAGCCGAAACCGACGCGCGCAAGGATTCGCTCGCGCAAGCGGTCCAGCAAGGTTTGTTGACGCAGGCGCAAGCGGACGCGCTACTGCAGCGATTGCAGAACGCGGGGACGTTCCCAGGTCTCGGTGCGGTCAACGTGTACACGACCATCGCGAACGCCGGGCTTGAGGCGGCGGCAAAGACGCTGGGCATGACCTCCGCGGATTTGACAACCGCGCTCCAGACCAAGACTCTGCTCGATCTCGCGAACGAGAAAAAAGTAGACGTCGCCAAACTGCGGACGGCAATCGCGGATGCGGAAAAAGCCGCGATTGACCAAGCCGTGAAGGATGGCAAACTGGCTCAAGCGCAAGCGGATGCGCTGAAAGCGAATCTCAAGCCGGAGAACATAGACTTGAATCGGCGCGGATTCGGTTTCGCCCCACGCGGCAATTTCGTTCCAGGCATCAACCCAAGTAACCCGCCGGGCGGATTCAGGCAACCACCTGCCGGGCGTTTCGGCAGGCGCTAAGCGCGCGCAACTCCGGAGATAGAATCCAGGTTTCTTCGAGAAACCTGGATTCTATCCACGGCATATATTTTAGGAGCAATGATATGAAACAGATCGTGTTGACCGTCATCCTCGTGATCGTTGCGGCGGCGATTGCCGGCGGCGTCGGATACACGCTCGGCACGCAAAACGGTTTGACCCAGGCGCAAAGTATTCAGGCGGAATTTTTTCGCAATCGCGGTACGGGACAACCCGGACAGGGCAGCAACAGTACCGCGCCCACCGGTCAACAAGCCCAAACCGGAACACAAGGACAACCGGGACAAGCCGGACCGCAGGGCGCGTTCGGTCAGCGCGGCGGGATTGCCGGAACGGTCAAGAGTGTCGAAGGCAACGTGATTCAATTGACCGGGCAAGACGGCAACACGGTCAAAGTGCAAGTGGATGATCGCACCGTGTATCAAAAATTCGCGCCGTCCGCGTTGTCCGATATTCGCGCGAGTACACGCATCACGGTTACCGGCGAAACGAGTGCTGGCGTCGTGAACGCGCGTATCATTCAAGTCGGCGCGAGTCAATAGTGCCGTCGGAACGCTAGTCATCGCGCCAAGCGGATTGGGCGCGTGGTGAGTGCGCCAAGTTGTAGAGATGACGATGACTCTGCAAATCCTAATTGCCGAACCTGACAAAAGCACGCGATCGGTGTTACAATCCAGTTTGCAAACCGCGGGGTTTCAGGTGATTCAGGCATCGGATGGCGATGCGGCTTGGGAATTGTTGCAAACGCAAATGCCGATGCTGATGCTGATGAGCGCGTCTTTGCCGGGACTGACCAGTCGCGATATGTTGATGCGGATCCGAACGCGACACGGAATTACGCCCCTGCCCATCATCGTGCTCGGCAACGAAATCTCCACCGAAGAAATGGTGCAATGGTTTCAACTCGGCGCTGACAACTATATCAGCAAACCTTTTTCGATGCCTGTGCTCGTCGCGCAGGTTCGTTCGCTTTTGCGACGCGTGAAAGCGTAAAGGGGGCAGAATGAAAATGATTCGGATGATTGCTTGGAGCGTACTCGTACTCATCCTGTCCGGTTTGGGTGCGCGCCTGGTCGCGGCGCAAGGACCCGATGGAATGAATCCATCCACCGTACCGTACATTGACAATCAACCGCACCCGCTCGCGGCGAACGCCAGTCAGTGGTATCGCTTCGATTATGGCAAGAGTACGGACACCGGCGAACGCGCGGTCGCGACGGTTCGCTTGGTGAATGGCAATAACAGCGGCGTCGTTTTTGAAGTGTGGCCCCCCGAAACCGTCGGCAATACCACGGACAACAAACCGGTCGGCAAAGGCACGGCGATGATGATTGATTGCGCCACCGGCAAACCGTCCGAGCAAGGTGAATGCCAAACGACCGACCTCAGTTGGAGCGGTGGGTTTGGCGCGAGTGGTTCGTACTTTGTGCGCGTCATCAACAAGAACAACAACCCAGTGAGTTTTACCTTGACGGTTGAAGGCGTGACGGTGAGCACGCCGCCCAATCCGCCGGCGGTGACGAATCCGCCGGTCGTGACGACACCACCCCCGGCAACTAATCCGCCCATCATCATCATTCCCCCGGCAGTCGTCGCGCCGCCACCGGGTCCGGTCGTGATCTCGAACGCCGATGACCCAGGTCGCGCGGCGTACATTGACAACCAACCGCACGCACTCGCTGCGAACTCGGCAGTGTGGTATCGTTTCGATTACTCGACCAACAACGATATCGGTGATCGCCTCACAACCGGGATTCGGCTCATCGAAGGCAAAGATAGCGGCGTGCGATTTGAAATCTGGACGCCGGATATGTTGACTGAGTGGTGGACGAAAGAACCGGTCGGACGCGGCACGGTGTCACCGGCTGATTCCAAAGACCTGAGTTGGCGCGGCGCGTTCCCTGCCGCCGGCACGTACTATGTGCGCGTCGTCAATGACAACAACTTTACTACCATGTTCGAATTGGTGTGGCAATAACCCACGGTGCGCGGAGCGATTTTATGAAGCGGTTGCGTTTTAGCCGAACGACGTTCGTAGTTTTCATCGCGATGTTTCTTGTTTCGCTCATCGCGTCGTCCGTATTCGCCGGCGGACCAACCGGTGGTAGTCCGAACGATCCCTTGATGGTGCCGACCGATTGGCAAAACATTCCCCCAAACACGACGCTCTGGTTCTATTTCGATTACGCGAGCGATGTCACGGGCGGGCGCTTTCGTCCGGGCAGTCGCACGACCGTCAACATCACGGTAGACACGCAGGGCATCGAGGGTTTGCAACTCGCGATTTACACGCCGGTGCAAGGAAAGGAATGGTTGCGCGATCAAACGATTGCGCCAGTTGGTCGCGGCACGCCGTATCGCAGCACCGCGACGGGCGACATCACGCGCGATTTGTACTGGTCAGGCGCGTTCAACACGTCGGGCAGATATTTCGCGGCGTTGACGAACAACTATCCGGTCGCGATTCCATTTCGCTTGACGGTGACCGGCGATACCGTGACGCTGTATCCAACTCCGCTGCCATCGCCCACGCCGACGTTGTTGATCACGCCGACGCCGGTTGCGGTCGGCGCGACGCAAGGCAGAATTGTTTTTCAAGACGCGAACGGCGGCGTGATCTACACGGTGAACGGCGATGGTACGAATCTCACGATTGTGACACGTGGCATGGAACCGGCGTGGTCGCCGGACGGCAAACAAATCGCGTTCGCGCGCTGGGATGCGCCGTACCCCGGTATTTACATCGCGAACGCGGACGGCTCGAACGAACGCCTGGTGTATGGCGTTCTGCGCGCGCGTTCGCCGCGTTGGAGTCCCGACGGCAAATTCATCGCGTTCACGCAGGACAAGACGACGAGCGATCGCAATGTGCGATGGAAACTAGGCGTCATCGAACTCGAACATACTCCGCCCGGTACCGATCAGGTAGTATCGGCGCGACTTTCCGAGCCGCAGTGTTCGGCGTTGTGCTTTGTGCCGAGTTGGAGCAACAACGGCGCGACGTTGGTGTACGATGATCCGCAGTATGGCATCATGGCGACCAACGTCATCAGCGGTCCCGCCTCCATCGTGCTCGGTCCGAGCGGCACGTACTTTGACACCGGCGCGATGATGCCGCGCCCGATTCTGCATCTCCCGCCGATCCAATCCGCGATGACGAGTCCCAACGGCACGCGCATTCTCTACACGCTCAAAGCGCACGACCGCTGGGAATTGAACATGGTCAACGCGGATGGCACGAACCAGGTCGCGCTGACCAATCCCGACCCGATCATGTACGCGATGATCGGCTACCGATTCAACAACGTCGCGCCAATCTGGTCGCCCGATGGCAAACAAATCTTGTTCCTGTCGGATCGAAACGGCAAGTGGGAATTTTTCTTGACCGATCCAAGCGGGTCAACGATTCGCCAGGTCTTGAAGAATGTATCCGATCTCGTACCGATCCGATTTGATTTTGAGAACGAGCGAATGATGGACTGGACGAAATAACGCCGACTGCCCAAGTGATTCACACTTGGGCAGTTTTTGTAGGGCAATTTTCCGAAATTGCCCTCAATCCACTTTGAGACGATACCCCACTCCCAGCTCGGTGACGAGATAACGCGGACGCGCGGGATCGTTTTCGATTTTGTGGCGCAGTTGTCCCATGTGCACGCGGAGAATTTGTGTTTCGCTCGCGTATGCCGCGCCCCATACTTGGATGAGCAATTGACGATGCGTGACGACCTTGCCCGCGTAACGCGCGAGCGTCGTCAGCAATTTGTACTCCGTCGGCGTGAGATGCACTTGCTCCGCGCCGACGAAGACTTGGCGTTGCGCCAGGTCCACGCGCAGATCGCCCACGACGAACACGGGTTCGTCCATCGGATGCGCGTTCGCAAAATGACGCAGACCCACGCGAATGCGCGCGATCAATTCGCCAACGCCGAACGGCTTGGTGAGATAATCGTCCGCGCCGGCATCGAGCGCGGCGATCTTGTCGTTCTCTTGCCCGCGCGCGGAGAGAATGATGATCGGCGTGCGCGACCATTCGCGCAGTTGCTGGATGACGACCAAGCCGTCCACGTCCGGCAGACCGAGATCGAGAATGATGACGTCGGGCGCTTGCGTGCTCGCGAGCGCGATGCCGTCTTTGCCGGTCGCCGCATCGCTGACACGATAGCCGTGATTCGTCAACGTCGCGCGCAAAAATCGGCGAATCGGTTGTTCGTCTTCGACGATCAACACGTGCGGCTCATTCATTCGGCTTGATCTCCCGGGGCAGTTGAACGTGAAACACCGCGCCGCCCTCCGCGCGATTCGCGACCCAGATTTTTCCGTCGTGCGCTTGCACGATGCCGCGACACACCGTCAAACCCAAACCCACGCCGCCGCTATTCGTCACGCCGGGCGCGCGATAGAACTTGTCGAAGATGCGTTCTTCATCGCCGGGCGCGATGCCCGGTCCGTGATCGGCAACCTGGACGACGACGTGCTCGCCGACGACCGACGCGTTGATTTCGATGGGCGACGCGGGCGGCGTGTACTTGATCGCGTTTTCCAGCAAGTTGATGAGCACTTGCTCGATGAGCACGCTGTCGAAGGGCACGAGCGGCAACGTGTCCGGCAAACAGGTGGTGACCGTGCGCCCGCGCAAACGACTATCCAGACGCGCGAGCGCCGCGCCGATCACTTCTTCGAGCGAATTCCATTCGGGCTTGACCCGAATCGCGCCCGACTCGATGCGCGTCATATCGAGCAGGTTGCGAATCAAACGATTCAACCGTTCCGCTTCGTCGTAGATCGTCTGCGCCAATTCGCGCCGCGCGTCCGCGTCCACATCCATCTCGCCTTCGAGCAACGTGCTCGACGCGCCGGTAATCGCGGCGAGCGGTGTTCGCAAATCGTGCGAGACGGAACTGAGCAACGAATTCCTCAGGCGTTCGGTTTCGATTTGCACTTGAGCTTGGCGCGCTTGTTCCGCCAGCCGATTGCGTTCGAGCGCGAGCGCGGTTTGGTTGGCGAAGGTTTCGAGCAAATGAAATTGTTCCGGCGCGAGAAAACGTTTCGCGTCGGCGGGCTGGACGCCGATGACGCCAATCGTTTTGCGCGAGGCGGCGAGCGGCATGTACAACGCGCGCGCGCCGGGCAAGGTTTCCGTTCCCAGCCCGGCGGACTGGCTGTGTGTGAACACCCACTCGGCGACGCCTTGTTCGTTCGTATCCAGTTCGAACGCCGGCGCGCTCGTTTGCGTAGGCGTCAGCGCGCCCAGATGATCGGGCAACAGAATCGTGACCTGGCTATTAAAGACGCGGTGAACATGTTGCGTCGCGATGTGCGCCAACCGTTCCCGGCTCGACGTGCCGGCGAGATCGCGACTGAGTTCGTACAGCGCGGCGGTGCGGCGTTCGCGTTCGTGCGCGACCTCGGCGAATTGTTGATACCGCGCGGTCAGCGTGCTGATCGTCGTCGCGACGACGAGCATCACGCCAAACGTCAGCAGGTACTGCACATCGGCAACGGCGAACGATAAACGCGGATTGATAAAAAAGAAATCGAACGCGAGGACGCTGAGCACCGACGCGGTGATCGAGGGTCCTAGTCCAAAACGCGCGGCGACCAGGACGACGCCGAGTAAAAATAGCAACACGATGTTCGCTTCGCCGAAAACGTGTGAAAGCAATGCGCCCAGCGCGGTGCACACGCTCACGACCACGATTGCCCCGGCGTACGGCAGCCACGCGAGGTGCGGCGCGGCGCGCGGTCGCGCGTGCGTCTTGACCGGTTCGCCCGCGTCGGTGATGATGTACACGTCAATGTCGCCGCTCTTGCGAACCAGGTCTTGTACGACGTTGCTAAATAAAATCGAATGCCAACGCGCGCGGCGCGGTTTGCCGACCACGATTTTCGTCGCGTTGTGTTCGCGCGCAAAGCGCAGCAACTCGTCGCTCGTGTCGCGACCGGCGAGCGTGAAGGTGAGCGCGCCCAGGTCTTCGGCGAGACGCAGGTTCTGCGTGATCAGGTCGCGCGCCGCCTGAGACAGGCGCGTATGTTCCGGCGTTTCGACATACACCGCGATCCATTCCGCGCGCAACGCTTGCGCCATGCGGCTTGCCGCGCGCAACAGTTGGATCGCGAACGGGCTAGGTCCGATGCTGACGAGCAAGCGTTCGTTGATGGGCCAGGCGTGATCAATCGCGTGCGCGCGCATGTAATCTTGCACCAACTCGTCTACGTGGTCGGCGGTGCGGCGCAGCGCGAGTTCGCGCAACGCCATCAAATTGCCCTTGCGGAAAAAATGGTGTCCAGCGCGCTCGGCGGGTTGCGGCACGTACACCTTGCCTTCGCGCAAGCGTTGCAGCACGTCGTCCGGCGCGAGGTCAATCAGTTCGACTTCATCGGCGCGTTCGAGGACGGAATCGGGAATCGTTTCGCGGACGACGAAGCCGGTGATTTGCTCGACGACGTCGTTGAGACTTTCGAGGTGTTGGACGTTGACGGTGGTGTACACGTGAATGCCGGCGTCGAGCAGTTCCTCGACGTCTTGCCAGCGTTTCGCGTGGCGCGCGCCGGGCACGTTCGTGTGCGCGAGTTCGTCCACGAGGATAAGCGCCGGTTTACGCGCGAGCGCGGCGTCCAAATCCAACCCGCGTACGCGCGCGCCGTGATACTCGACGACGCGCGGCGGCAATTGCTCCAAGCCGGCGACCAGGGTTTCGGTTTCGGCGCGTCCGTGTGTTTCGACGTACCCGATCAACACGTCCGCGCCCTGCGCTTTTTGCGCGAGCGCGGCTTCGAGCATCGCGTACGTCTTGCCGACGCCGGCGACGGGACCCAAAAAAATCTTCAATTTGCCGCGCGGTTTGAGCGAATCGTCGCTATGAACTCGCGCCGGCGTTTCATCTGGGTTAGAAGGGTGGTCTTGCATAGGTTGAGTCCAATAGCCAGATGGCAGATGGCAGAAAGCAGAAAATCTGAATACTGAATACTGACGACTGGCGACTGGCGATTGACAACTGAATTCTAGCACAATCACGCACGATGCGCCAATGCCCCGAACAAAAAACGCGGGATTGACCATTGGGTCAATCCCGCGTTGAGTGTGAGGCGTGTGGGCGCGGATTATTTTTCGAGCAGGTGTGGTACGAGAACCACCGCGACGTTCGGATGCTTTTCGAATGTGCCGCGTAAACGCGCGGCAGTACGATTGTGCAAGAACCTCTCCCACCAATGCGCCGTAATAAATTCCGGCAAGACAATCGTCACGAACGCATTGGGGCGTTGACTATGGATCGCATTGACGTACGCGAGGAGCGGGCGCACGAACGCGCGATACGGCGAGTCAATCATCACGAACTTGAGATCGGGCGCATACTGCTCGGCTTTTTGGCGAATCTTGTCGGCGCGCTCGGCATTCGTCGAAATGTGGAGCAGGACCGCGTTGCGTCCAATCGTGCGCGCGAACGCGATCGCGCGCAGCGAGGCGTAGTTGATGTCGTCAATCGGTACCAACACGAGTTGGTCTACGGTGGTGGATGGCACATGCCCGGGAATGACTCGCAATTGATTTGCTACGTGCGTATAGTGCCGGTGAATGAAGAGAAAAAATCCGGTGATGGCGGGAATCAAGAGAACGACGATCCATGCGCCCAGCGCGAATTTCGTGACGGCGACGATGACCAAGATGCTGGAAGTCAAAACGGCATCCGCGCCGTTGATGATAATGCTCCGCTTCCAACCGGGTCCCCGTGTTTTCCACCAATGCACGACCATACCTGAATCCGACATGCTAAACGCGAGGAACACGCCGACCGCGTACAGGTGAATCAGATTATTCACGTCGCCGGCAAAGAGGACGACCAGCAACGCGGCGATAGTGCCCAGAGAAATAATGCCAATCGAAAAAGCCAGGCGGTCGCCGCGGAAAGAAAATTGATGCGGCATGTAATT encodes:
- a CDS encoding PD40 domain-containing protein, which translates into the protein MKRLRFSRTTFVVFIAMFLVSLIASSVFAGGPTGGSPNDPLMVPTDWQNIPPNTTLWFYFDYASDVTGGRFRPGSRTTVNITVDTQGIEGLQLAIYTPVQGKEWLRDQTIAPVGRGTPYRSTATGDITRDLYWSGAFNTSGRYFAALTNNYPVAIPFRLTVTGDTVTLYPTPLPSPTPTLLITPTPVAVGATQGRIVFQDANGGVIYTVNGDGTNLTIVTRGMEPAWSPDGKQIAFARWDAPYPGIYIANADGSNERLVYGVLRARSPRWSPDGKFIAFTQDKTTSDRNVRWKLGVIELEHTPPGTDQVVSARLSEPQCSALCFVPSWSNNGATLVYDDPQYGIMATNVISGPASIVLGPSGTYFDTGAMMPRPILHLPPIQSAMTSPNGTRILYTLKAHDRWELNMVNADGTNQVALTNPDPIMYAMIGYRFNNVAPIWSPDGKQILFLSDRNGKWEFFLTDPSGSTIRQVLKNVSDLVPIRFDFENERMMDWTK
- a CDS encoding sensor histidine kinase KdpD, translating into MQDHPSNPDETPARVHSDDSLKPRGKLKIFLGPVAGVGKTYAMLEAALAQKAQGADVLIGYVETHGRAETETLVAGLEQLPPRVVEYHGARVRGLDLDAALARKPALILVDELAHTNVPGARHAKRWQDVEELLDAGIHVYTTVNVQHLESLNDVVEQITGFVVRETIPDSVLERADEVELIDLAPDDVLQRLREGKVYVPQPAERAGHHFFRKGNLMALRELALRRTADHVDELVQDYMRAHAIDHAWPINERLLVSIGPSPFAIQLLRAASRMAQALRAEWIAVYVETPEHTRLSQAARDLITQNLRLAEDLGALTFTLAGRDTSDELLRFAREHNATKIVVGKPRRARWHSILFSNVVQDLVRKSGDIDVYIITDAGEPVKTHARPRAAPHLAWLPYAGAIVVVSVCTALGALLSHVFGEANIVLLFLLGVVLVAARFGLGPSITASVLSVLAFDFFFINPRLSFAVADVQYLLTFGVMLVVATTISTLTARYQQFAEVAHERERRTAALYELSRDLAGTSSRERLAHIATQHVHRVFNSQVTILLPDHLGALTPTQTSAPAFELDTNEQGVAEWVFTHSQSAGLGTETLPGARALYMPLAASRKTIGVIGVQPADAKRFLAPEQFHLLETFANQTALALERNRLAEQARQAQVQIETERLRNSLLSSVSHDLRTPLAAITGASSTLLEGEMDVDADARRELAQTIYDEAERLNRLIRNLLDMTRIESGAIRVKPEWNSLEEVIGAALARLDSRLRGRTVTTCLPDTLPLVPFDSVLIEQVLINLLENAIKYTPPASPIEINASVVGEHVVVQVADHGPGIAPGDEERIFDKFYRAPGVTNSGGVGLGLTVCRGIVQAHDGKIWVANRAEGGAVFHVQLPREIKPNE
- a CDS encoding efflux RND transporter periplasmic adaptor subunit, which produces MKRRTLIIVSVVVVGLIVVGALVWQNFNSRPTASAASVQTSQVRRGTLVATISAAGNVSAINEVALPFQTSGRVASVPVQVGDAVKAGQVLMQLDTTDLELALKTTQTSLASTQASYDQTKADLDYALRNTQSALTTAKANLDAAKAKNDQNPNSLIIAKASLDKATVTLQQAQANYNRIAWRGDVSATSEAATLQTATIDYQTALANYKVTEATINDSAYKSAQEQYSNAQISLEQAQKNLDTKMRSAQAQLDNAKVSVEQAKRNLDKAFVYAPFDGVVSVVNFKKGDTAGTTTAVTVVDTSRLQIKVSVAEVDLPKVKVGASSQVNLDALPGKNYQAKVTTVGPVGTVTQGVVNYPVTLEVTNVDKSVSPGMTANLTIVVESRENVLYVPLRAVRTQGTQKSVTVQYKGQSIAVSVTTGLTNDQAVELLSGELQEGDVVVINQTTTRQTTNIPGGGPGIPFIGR
- a CDS encoding response regulator transcription factor — translated: MTLQILIAEPDKSTRSVLQSSLQTAGFQVIQASDGDAAWELLQTQMPMLMLMSASLPGLTSRDMLMRIRTRHGITPLPIIVLGNEISTEEMVQWFQLGADNYISKPFSMPVLVAQVRSLLRRVKA
- a CDS encoding ABC transporter permease, which translates into the protein MNVFESMRIALRSISANKLRAGLTMLGIIIGVMSVIAMLSIGRGTQAAITNQITSIGTNLLYIRPGSTQSGGVRAAEGSAATLTKEDATALEELPYIVGVAPQVESFGQMAYLGNNTNARVLGVTPEYLDAMNTKLANGEFISPGNVTANSAIVVLGAQIATTLFDTADPVGQFVRINGQNFRVVGVMEAKGGTGFMNVDTQAYVPITTAMSRLNRGGQFRGGNTVSVINVKITDIAMQDTVVQEISDVLRERHRIQFQDDFSIQSQQDILNTANQITGTLTIFLGGVAAISLIVGGIGIMNIMLVSVTERTREIGIRKAIGARKIDIMTQFLTEAIILSLSGGLIGVLLGALVARLISGVNMGTTTLNTVVDPDSVLLAVLFSAGVGLFFGSYPANRAASLHPIDALRYE
- a CDS encoding ABC transporter ATP-binding protein; this translates as MSAVIQIQDIKKIYRMGDIEVPALNGVSLEIQTGEMVAITGPSGSGKSTLMNIIGCLDTPSSGTYILDGTDVSQMTDDEQALVRNRKIGFVFQQFNLLPRTPALDQVELPMVYAGAPDRKQRALAALESVGLGDRVHHRPNELSGGQQQRVAIARALVNNPSIILADEPTGNLDSRSGVEIMNIFKALNRDQGLTVILVTHDPNIAGHAQRAIRVRDGVLVQ
- a CDS encoding response regulator; the encoded protein is MNEPHVLIVEDEQPIRRFLRATLTNHGYRVSDAATGKDGIALASTQAPDVIILDLGLPDVDGLVVIQQLREWSRTPIIILSARGQENDKIAALDAGADDYLTKPFGVGELIARIRVGLRHFANAHPMDEPVFVVGDLRVDLAQRQVFVGAEQVHLTPTEYKLLTTLARYAGKVVTHRQLLIQVWGAAYASETQILRVHMGQLRHKIENDPARPRYLVTELGVGYRLKVD